In Sphaeramia orbicularis chromosome 1, fSphaOr1.1, whole genome shotgun sequence, a genomic segment contains:
- the LOC115425902 gene encoding histone H1-like: MAEVAPAPAAAPAKPAKKKASKPAKKAGPSVGDLILKAVSASKERSGVSLAALKKALAAGGYDVDKNKVRVKTAVKKLVLKGALVQTKGTGASGSFKMSKKTEAKKPAKKAAPKAKKAGAKKPAAAKKPKKAAAAKKAPAAKKAPKKAKKPAAAAKKAAKSPKKAGKSPKKAAKKAPAAKKAPAKKAAKPKAAKKSPAKKAAPKKK; the protein is encoded by the coding sequence ATGGCAGAAGTAGCTCCAGCTCCCGCCGCGGCTCCGGCCAAGCCCGCCAAGAAGAAGGCGTCCAAACCCGCCAAGAAGGCCGGACCCAGTGTGGGGGACCTGATCCTCAAAGCCGTGTCCGCCTCCAAGGAGCGGAGCGGCGTGTCTCTGGCCGCCCTGAAGAAGGCTCTGGCCGCCGGAGGATACGATGTGGACAAGAACAAGGTCCGGGTCAAGACCGCGGTCAAGAAACTGGTCCTGAAGGGGGCTCTGGTCCAGACCAAGGGGACCGGGGCCTCCGGCTCGTTCAAGATGAGCAAGAAGACCGAGGCCAAGAAGCCCGCAAAGAAAGCCGCTCCTAAAGCCAAGAAGGCCGGCGCCAAGAAACCCGCAGCCGCCAAGAAGCCCAAGAAGGCGGCGGCGGCCAAGAAGGCCCCAGCCGCCAAGAAGGCTCCGAAGAAGGCCAAGAAGCCCGCAGCGGCGGCCAAGAAGGCGGCCAAGAGCCCCAAGAAGGCGGGGAAGAGCCCCAAGAAGGCGGCCAAAAAGGCCCCCGCAGCCAAGAAAGCCCCCGCAAAGAAGGCAGCCAAGCCCAAAGCAGCCAAGAAGAGCCCAGCAAAGAAGGCAGCCCCGAAAAAGAAGTAA